In the genome of Planococcus donghaensis, the window TCAAACCGTATTGAGCCTTGTTAGAGGGGAGTCGCTAATCAATGATGCCTCAGGACTTGTTGCTTTCAACTATGCAGTGGCTGCTGTCGTCACGGGATACTTTTCATTGTCGGAAGCTGTCTTCGATTTTTCGTATAAATTTTTAATAGGTGGAATTTTAGGACTAACGCTAGCTTTACTGGTTATTAGCATTCGTTTAGTTTTACGCAAGCAAGGTATTAATGATGTTACTTTTCATACCTTATTGCAAATTATGACTCCCTTTATAATTTTCATCGTAACAGAAGAAATTTTACACGCATCGGGAGTTATTGCAGTAGTGGTCGCGGGCATTGTCCATTCCTTGGTAAGAGAACAAACAGAAACTTTGATCGCTGAAGAACAAGTATTAACTGAAAATATTTGGACGATTATTTTATTTATTTTAAATGGTGTGGTTTTCTTGCTATTAGGTTTGAGTATCCCGACTTCGATGAGTGGTGTGCTCGAAAATCCTAATATATCCTTATGGTTGCTTTTACTTTATGTATTAGCAGTTGGAATAATGATTCTTGGGATTCGTTTTGTTTGGGCTTATTTATTTTCTTTATATGAATATCATTTAGGGAAAATGAAACAAGTAACTAAACCAAGTTTTAAACTAACCTTGTATATCAGCTTAACGGGCGTACGGGGAACCGTTACGATGGTTGGGGTATTGTCTTTACCATTTTTAATGGACAACGGAGAGGCATTTCCAAACCGGGCGCTCCTCTTGTTTTTAGCAGCGGGAACAATTCTTTTCACGTTAATTGTTGCGACGATTGTTTTGCCACTCCTTAGTAAAGGACAAATAACAGAGAGTGGAAGCATGGAGAAAATGGATTTGAACGAAGCGCAACGTCGTATTTTATTGGCATCGATTCGAAAGATAAAAGCTGAAATTACTGAAGAAAACGAAGCTGCCGCTTATGAGTTAATCGAGGAATATGAATTGCAGTTTCGCCATATTCAAACGGATGAAAAGACAAAAGCTCAAGCGACTAAAAAATATTTGCGGAAAATACGCGAACTTCGTTTAAAAGCTTTAAAAATTGAACGGAAATATGTGGAAAAACAATACCGCAATAAAAAGATGAAAGAAGAAGTATATGATGCCTTTGAAAAGTCATTAAATCGACGAGAAGAAGTGGTCGCTGATAATGCGCGTTCGACCATGCTTTATTTGCAAGGCAAGCTTATCCGAGCATGGAGGCGCTTTAGAGGTCAAAACTCTCGCGAAGAAGAAACGCGACTGGTCGAATTCCAAGAAGGTCGTCAACTTCAATTAGAAGCGTTACAAGTTGCACTTTCTGGACTAGAAGAAATTGCTAAAAAGTATGAGCCAAAAGAAATTATCGACTCTGTCATCTCAGATTACAAACAAATGACCAGTCGTTTAAAAAAACCGGAAGCTTTATATGATGAAAAGTACGAATTGCAAAAAGAAGAGTTACGCGTAATTGTGATGGACATGGGCCGCTCGGTCATCTATAAAATGTATGTAGCAGGAGAAATTACGCGGGAGCAAGCAAAAGAATTGAGACGCTATATTCATAATGTTGAAAGTGTCACGCTTTATGAGACTAATGAGTAAAAGTGTAAATGGAAAATATGGAGGCTTTTAAAAACCAGCGCAGATGTTCTGCGCTGGTTTTGTTTTTAATCGCGGGTCCTCGTCCTCACTCATTTAAGAGAGAATGTTCAACATAATCGTAAACGAGGTCAGGTAAAACAGACGGTTCGAGATTTTCCCAAACAATTTGATCCCGTGTGGCTTGATCAATAGTGAAAGACATAACGCTTTTATCTTCTATATTTTTTTGTTCATTTAAAACGGGATAAATCCATGAAAGCGATATGTTATGGAGCTGATTGATTTCTGAAGCACTTTCTAGAACTTTGATGGCATTTTCCCACATCAGTTGTTTTGTGGAAATCATAGTAAACCCTTTATCCGCGTTTAAAGAAAGTTCAACATCCCATCCGCCCGAAGTTTTGGAAACGACTATGCTAGATACACGAGTTTTATCCATATTACTGATTGCGCCGACGCTCTCATTGACGATAATGTTGAGTTCATTTTTCAAATTTTTAGCTTCTTGCGATTCTGGTGTTAATAGCCAACCGCCGATTGCAATGAAAATAACAGCTATTGCGACAGACCAAAATGATAGTAAAATTTTTTTGTGTGCGATAGCTATGATTAGTATCACTCCTTTTCGTCTATCTTTGTTATTAGTATAAAGTATATAGGATTTTAGTTTTTCTAAAAGAGGATACTGAGTTTTTGTCATTGGGTCTATCTAGCAGAAAGAAAAACGTTATACTGGAAAAAGAGTCGGGATTATTTGCTTGTTGAAGGATTTTAATTGGTCCATGTGTTGAATGGAAATCTCGAATAATGGGGGAGCTTATGAAGCGAAATGCAAGACAAGAAGCAATGGTGAAAAGTTATGCTGATTCACCTGAAAAATTTAAACGTTTGTATCGTCGAACTTTATGGATTGTCGCATTGGCTCAGATTTTTGCTGGGGTTGGGTTAACAGCTGGCGTAACAGTCGCTGCGCTTCTTGCTTCAGATATGCTTGGAACAGATCGGTATGCTGGGGTACCAGTGGTTTTTTTCACGATAGGTTCCGCAGGTGCGGCACTTATCATTGGCAGACTATCTCAACGTTTTAGTCGGCGGGTAGGTTTAGCATCAGGATTTCTAGCAGGTGCAATTGGTGCGCTAGGCGTTGTTGTTGCTGCGTTATCAACTAATATCTTTTTACTATTTCTATCTTTAGTGATTTACGGGGCAGGAATGGCTACAAATTTACAAGCGCGCTATGCAGGTACAGACTTAGCTACAGTGAAGCAACGTGGTACTGCGATTAGCGTAGCACTGGTATCACTAACCTTAGGTGCGTTTGCGGGACCTAATTTAGTTGGCGTAATGGGCACTTTTGCGGAAGCTATTAATATTCCATCTTTAGCGGGTCCGTTTATTTTAGCTGCTGTCGCATTTGGGATAGCTGGACTCGTTATTTTAATCTTATTAAGACCAGATCCATTGCAAGTTTCTAAAGCTTTAGCAGTACATGTACAGACGGTCGAAGAAAGTTCAGAAGTGGTGAAAAAAGACGACCCTGCTATCGATAGAAAAGGCGTTATCCTAGGTGCCACTGTAATGGTATTAACCCAGTTAATTATGGTAGCCATTATGACCATGACACCGATTCATATGGGGCATTATGGTCACGACCTTGGAGATATCGGATTAGTTATCAGCATACATGTAGTTGCTATGTATTTACCTTCAATTGTCACAGGAATACTTGTGGATAAGCTAGGTCGAATTTTCATGACCGTAGCAGCCGGAATTACATTTATGGCGGCAGGTTTAGTTGCTGC includes:
- a CDS encoding MFS transporter; this encodes MKRNARQEAMVKSYADSPEKFKRLYRRTLWIVALAQIFAGVGLTAGVTVAALLASDMLGTDRYAGVPVVFFTIGSAGAALIIGRLSQRFSRRVGLASGFLAGAIGALGVVVAALSTNIFLLFLSLVIYGAGMATNLQARYAGTDLATVKQRGTAISVALVSLTLGAFAGPNLVGVMGTFAEAINIPSLAGPFILAAVAFGIAGLVILILLRPDPLQVSKALAVHVQTVEESSEVVKKDDPAIDRKGVILGATVMVLTQLIMVAIMTMTPIHMGHYGHDLGDIGLVISIHVVAMYLPSIVTGILVDKLGRIFMTVAAGITFMAAGLVAAFGPSESIIGLMFALGLLGLGWNFGFISGTTLVVDSTDPTMRAKTQGTVDVLIALAGATGGGLSGMIMAQSSFAAMSLGGGILALALIPAVLWSTKKPLT
- a CDS encoding Na+/H+ antiporter encodes the protein MDLLLTIFLLLICLLISNVVSHYTSYIPTALIQVALGVILVLLYEDITFDIDTEWFLLLFIAPLLFNDGSRFPREELWRMKGPILGNAIILVLLTTVVGGYFIHWLIEEIPLAAAFALAAILSPTDPVAVNGIAQRIRIPQTVLSLVRGESLINDASGLVAFNYAVAAVVTGYFSLSEAVFDFSYKFLIGGILGLTLALLVISIRLVLRKQGINDVTFHTLLQIMTPFIIFIVTEEILHASGVIAVVVAGIVHSLVREQTETLIAEEQVLTENIWTIILFILNGVVFLLLGLSIPTSMSGVLENPNISLWLLLLYVLAVGIMILGIRFVWAYLFSLYEYHLGKMKQVTKPSFKLTLYISLTGVRGTVTMVGVLSLPFLMDNGEAFPNRALLLFLAAGTILFTLIVATIVLPLLSKGQITESGSMEKMDLNEAQRRILLASIRKIKAEITEENEAAAYELIEEYELQFRHIQTDEKTKAQATKKYLRKIRELRLKALKIERKYVEKQYRNKKMKEEVYDAFEKSLNRREEVVADNARSTMLYLQGKLIRAWRRFRGQNSREEETRLVEFQEGRQLQLEALQVALSGLEEIAKKYEPKEIIDSVISDYKQMTSRLKKPEALYDEKYELQKEELRVIVMDMGRSVIYKMYVAGEITREQAKELRRYIHNVESVTLYETNE